A region from the Vicinamibacterales bacterium genome encodes:
- the carA gene encoding glutamine-hydrolyzing carbamoyl-phosphate synthase small subunit, with translation MNAILALEDGTWFQGVSAGAPGETTGEVVFNTSMTGYQEILTDPSYAGQIVTMTAPQIGNYGVAAADTESSRPQVAGFVMRDASPVSSNWRSTGTLRDYLVRHNIVAIGDIDTRQLTKVLRSAGVMRGVIATGSVEPSELIERARRVPHMEGRDLVKDVTTAEAYDFETSLADAVTDASFGIAPQHRATRPLKVAAYDFGIKTNILRRLAAYGCQVRVFPASTSAAEVMAWKPDGIFLSNGPGDPAAVTYAIENIKELINGEVPIFGICLGHQLMGLALGARTYKLKFGHRGGNHPVKQLDTGAIEITAQNHGFSVDPDSVPATARVTHLNLYDGTVEGLRHLSKPIFSVQYHPEASPGPHDADYLFQEFLDEMEKN, from the coding sequence ATGAACGCGATTCTGGCACTGGAAGACGGCACCTGGTTTCAAGGTGTCTCGGCGGGCGCACCGGGTGAGACCACGGGCGAGGTGGTGTTCAACACGAGCATGACGGGGTACCAGGAGATCCTCACGGATCCCTCGTACGCCGGGCAAATCGTGACGATGACCGCGCCGCAGATTGGCAATTACGGCGTCGCCGCCGCCGACACCGAGTCGTCGCGGCCGCAAGTGGCGGGATTCGTGATGCGCGACGCCTCGCCGGTGTCGAGCAACTGGCGCTCGACCGGGACGCTGCGCGACTACCTGGTGCGCCACAACATCGTCGCCATCGGCGACATCGACACCCGCCAGCTGACCAAGGTGTTGCGGTCGGCGGGCGTGATGCGGGGCGTGATCGCCACCGGATCGGTGGAGCCGTCGGAGCTGATCGAGCGCGCGCGCCGCGTGCCGCACATGGAAGGCCGCGACCTGGTCAAGGACGTGACCACCGCTGAAGCCTACGACTTCGAGACCTCGCTGGCCGATGCGGTGACCGACGCCAGCTTCGGGATCGCGCCGCAGCACCGCGCCACGCGCCCGCTCAAGGTCGCCGCCTACGACTTCGGCATCAAGACCAACATCCTGCGCCGGCTCGCCGCCTACGGCTGCCAGGTCCGGGTGTTTCCGGCGTCCACTTCCGCCGCCGAGGTGATGGCGTGGAAGCCGGACGGCATCTTCCTCAGCAACGGCCCCGGCGACCCGGCGGCCGTGACCTACGCGATCGAGAACATCAAGGAGCTGATCAACGGCGAGGTGCCGATATTCGGCATCTGTCTCGGTCACCAGTTGATGGGCCTGGCCCTGGGCGCCAGGACCTACAAGCTGAAGTTCGGCCATCGCGGCGGCAACCATCCGGTGAAGCAGCTCGACACCGGCGCCATTGAGATCACCGCGCAGAACCACGGGTTCTCCGTGGATCCCGATTCGGTGCCGGCCACCGCGCGCGTGACGCACCTCAACCTCTACGACGGCACGGTTGAAGGCCTGCGTCATCTCAGCAAGCCGATCTTCTCGGTGCAGTACCATCCGGAGGCCTCGCCGGGACCGCACGACGCCGACTATCTGTTCCAGGAATTCCTCGACGAAATGGAAAAGAACTAA
- the carB gene encoding carbamoyl-phosphate synthase large subunit, with protein sequence MPKRTDIKRVLVIGSGPIVIGQACEFDYSGTQACKALRAEGLEVILVNSNPATIMTDPELADRTYVEPLTPDALEKIIERERPDAILPTVGGQTALNLAVQLDDLGILKKYNVALIGASIPAIKVAEDRLLFRDAMTEIGVAVPASGVAKTLEEALVMVAQTGFPSIIRPSFTMGGVGGGIAYNLEEFKEIAGRGLHLSPVHEILVEESVIGWKEFELEVMRDGADNFVVICSIENIDPMGVHTGDSITVAPALTLTDKEYQRMRDAARRIIRRVGVETGGSNIQFAINPDDGRMVAIEMNPRVSRSSALASKATGFPIAKIAAKLALGYHLDEIPNDITRVTPASFEPTIDYVVVKIPRWNFEKFPQADRTLTTQMKSVGEAMAIGRTFKEAFLKGIRSLELGKEGLLFRRPQMDENEEDAGSSDDEDTELRRKLVIPTDRRMWALFRALDKGWDLEKLHELTNMDPWFLQQFKELVELRQTAEMVGLRDMSYDLMRTLKRGGFGDGELADILGVDEAAVREKRNELKLKTSFKRIDTCAAEFESFTPYMYSTFEQTCEADPTDKQKVIILGSGPNRIGQGIEFDYCCCHAVFGFKREGFETVMINCNPETVSTDYDTADRLYFEPLTFEDVMAVVDRERDGNVDVSCVVQFGGQTPLKLALALQEAGVTILGTSPDSIDLAEDRQRFNQLLWDLGIPQPASGTATSKAEAREVAAKVGFPVVVRPSYVLGGRAMAIVYDVATLDRYMTSAVDVSHDRPILVDRFLEHAKEVDVDCVADESGAVVIGGIMEHIEEAGIHSGDSSCVVPPPGLGDRHLATIRDYTRRIARALKVVGLMNTQYAIKDDTVYVLEVNPRASRTVPYLSKANGVPLAQVAARVMAGKSLTELGITDDMQPAGVFVKSPVFPFVRFPGVDTILGPEMKSTGEVMGGADSFGMAFAKAMLGAGQRLPEQGSVCISVNNEDKGEVLPIARGFAELGFQVIGTRGTAAYLRANGVECSVVFKVNEGRPSLADEIVNRKISLVVNTPHGRESFFDDKAVRRAAMMAGVPCITTITGAAAALEAIRALRTEGLDVRALQDYYAAVASS encoded by the coding sequence GTGCCGAAACGTACTGATATCAAGCGGGTGCTGGTGATCGGGTCGGGCCCGATCGTGATCGGGCAGGCGTGTGAGTTCGACTATTCAGGCACGCAGGCCTGCAAGGCGCTGAGGGCCGAAGGCCTCGAGGTGATCCTGGTCAACAGTAACCCGGCCACGATCATGACCGACCCGGAGCTGGCCGACCGCACCTACGTCGAGCCGCTCACGCCGGACGCGCTGGAGAAGATCATCGAGCGCGAGCGGCCGGACGCCATCCTGCCGACGGTGGGCGGGCAGACCGCGCTCAACCTCGCGGTGCAGCTCGACGACCTCGGCATCCTGAAGAAGTACAACGTCGCGCTGATTGGCGCGTCGATCCCCGCGATCAAGGTCGCCGAAGATCGGCTGCTGTTCCGCGACGCGATGACTGAGATCGGCGTGGCGGTGCCCGCGAGCGGCGTGGCGAAGACGCTCGAAGAGGCGCTCGTCATGGTTGCGCAGACCGGGTTCCCGTCGATCATCCGGCCGTCGTTCACCATGGGCGGCGTTGGCGGCGGCATCGCCTACAACCTCGAGGAGTTCAAGGAGATTGCCGGCCGCGGCCTACACCTGAGCCCGGTCCACGAGATCCTGGTCGAAGAGTCGGTGATCGGCTGGAAGGAATTCGAGCTCGAGGTGATGCGCGACGGCGCCGACAACTTCGTCGTCATCTGCTCGATCGAGAACATCGACCCGATGGGCGTCCACACCGGCGACAGCATCACCGTGGCGCCGGCGCTGACCCTCACCGACAAGGAATACCAGCGCATGCGCGATGCCGCCCGCCGCATCATCCGGCGCGTCGGCGTCGAGACCGGCGGCTCCAACATCCAGTTCGCCATCAACCCGGACGACGGGCGGATGGTGGCCATCGAGATGAACCCGCGCGTGTCGCGATCATCGGCGCTGGCGTCGAAGGCCACCGGCTTCCCGATTGCCAAGATCGCCGCCAAGCTGGCGCTCGGCTATCACCTCGACGAAATCCCCAACGACATCACCCGCGTCACGCCGGCGTCGTTCGAGCCGACCATCGACTACGTGGTGGTCAAGATTCCGCGCTGGAACTTCGAGAAGTTCCCGCAGGCCGATCGCACGCTGACCACGCAGATGAAGTCGGTCGGCGAGGCGATGGCGATTGGGCGCACGTTCAAGGAAGCGTTCCTGAAGGGCATCCGCTCGCTCGAGCTGGGCAAGGAAGGCCTGCTGTTCCGCCGGCCGCAGATGGACGAGAACGAAGAAGACGCGGGATCGAGCGACGACGAAGACACCGAGCTGCGCCGCAAGCTGGTGATTCCGACCGACCGCCGCATGTGGGCGCTGTTCCGCGCGCTCGACAAAGGCTGGGACCTCGAGAAGCTGCACGAGCTCACCAACATGGACCCGTGGTTCCTGCAGCAGTTCAAGGAGCTGGTCGAGCTGCGCCAGACCGCGGAGATGGTCGGCCTGCGCGACATGTCGTACGACCTGATGCGCACGCTCAAGCGCGGCGGCTTCGGCGACGGCGAGCTGGCCGACATCCTCGGCGTGGACGAGGCCGCGGTCCGCGAGAAGCGTAACGAGCTGAAGCTCAAGACCTCGTTCAAGCGCATCGACACCTGCGCGGCGGAATTCGAGTCGTTCACGCCCTACATGTACAGCACCTTCGAGCAGACCTGCGAGGCCGACCCGACCGACAAGCAGAAAGTGATCATCCTGGGCAGCGGCCCGAACCGCATCGGCCAGGGCATCGAGTTCGACTACTGCTGCTGCCACGCCGTGTTCGGCTTCAAGCGGGAAGGCTTCGAGACGGTGATGATCAACTGCAACCCCGAAACCGTGTCAACCGACTACGACACGGCCGACCGGTTGTACTTCGAGCCGCTCACGTTCGAAGACGTCATGGCGGTGGTGGACCGCGAGCGCGACGGCAACGTTGACGTCTCGTGCGTCGTCCAGTTTGGCGGTCAGACGCCGCTCAAGCTGGCGCTGGCGCTGCAGGAGGCGGGCGTGACCATCCTCGGCACCTCGCCCGACTCGATCGACCTCGCGGAAGACCGGCAGCGGTTCAACCAGTTGCTGTGGGACCTCGGCATTCCGCAGCCGGCCAGCGGCACGGCGACCTCGAAGGCCGAGGCCCGCGAGGTGGCGGCCAAGGTCGGGTTCCCGGTGGTGGTGCGGCCGTCGTACGTGCTGGGCGGGCGGGCGATGGCGATCGTGTATGACGTGGCCACGCTCGATCGCTACATGACGAGCGCGGTGGACGTGTCGCACGATCGGCCGATCCTGGTGGACCGCTTCCTCGAGCACGCGAAAGAAGTGGACGTCGACTGCGTCGCCGACGAATCCGGCGCCGTCGTGATCGGCGGCATCATGGAGCACATCGAAGAGGCCGGCATTCACTCGGGCGACAGCTCCTGCGTGGTCCCGCCGCCGGGTCTGGGCGATCGGCACCTGGCGACCATCCGCGATTACACCCGGCGCATCGCGCGGGCGTTGAAGGTGGTCGGCCTGATGAACACGCAGTACGCCATCAAGGACGACACCGTCTACGTGCTCGAAGTGAACCCGCGCGCCTCGCGCACGGTGCCCTACCTGTCGAAGGCCAACGGCGTGCCGCTGGCCCAGGTGGCCGCGCGCGTGATGGCGGGGAAGTCGCTCACCGAACTCGGCATCACCGACGACATGCAGCCGGCGGGCGTGTTCGTGAAGAGCCCGGTGTTCCCGTTCGTGCGCTTCCCCGGCGTCGACACCATTCTCGGGCCGGAGATGAAGTCCACCGGCGAGGTGATGGGCGGCGCCGACAGCTTCGGCATGGCCTTCGCGAAGGCCATGCTTGGCGCTGGACAGCGGTTGCCTGAACAGGGTTCGGTCTGCATCAGCGTGAACAACGAGGACAAAGGCGAGGTGCTGCCGATCGCGAGAGGCTTCGCCGAGCTCGGGTTCCAGGTCATTGGCACGCGCGGGACCGCCGCCTACCTGCGCGCCAACGGCGTGGAATGCTCAGTGGTGTTCAAGGTCAACGAGGGCCGGCCGAGCCTCGCCGACGAGATCGTCAACCGCAAGATCTCGCTGGTGGTCAACACGCCGCACGGGCGCGAGTCATTCTTCGACGACAAGGCCGTGCGCCGCGCCGCCATGATGGCGGGCGTGCCGTGCATCACCACCATCACCGGCGCCGCCGCGGCGCTCGAAGCCATCCGCGCCCTCAGGACGGAAGGGCTCGACGTGCGGGCGCTGCAGGATTACTACGCCGCCGTCGCGAGTTCGTAA
- a CDS encoding XdhC/CoxI family protein, giving the protein MNHEVFAALGEALSRGEEAALVTIVSSNGSTPQRVGAKMLVFGDGRIVGTVGGGCYEHDAIGKAKHVLATRQPTTVKYDLNDDFAEETGLVCGGQMEVFIEPIEASPAVYIFGAGHVGYYLARMAHDAGFSVHVIDDRAAFANTERFPFAASVVVDDIPQWLATAQLPATAYAVIVTRGHRNDLDALRALAPRELRYIGLIGSRAKVARLYEQVMAEGGIDPDLLARIHAPIGLDLGAVTPQEIAVSITAELIAVRRGKAETLKAASLQWFPNLKALR; this is encoded by the coding sequence ATGAACCATGAGGTCTTCGCTGCGCTCGGGGAGGCGCTCTCCCGCGGCGAAGAGGCGGCGCTGGTCACGATCGTGTCGTCCAACGGCTCCACGCCCCAGCGCGTCGGCGCCAAGATGCTGGTGTTCGGCGACGGCCGCATTGTCGGCACGGTCGGCGGCGGCTGCTACGAACACGACGCCATCGGCAAGGCGAAGCACGTGCTCGCCACCCGCCAGCCCACCACGGTGAAGTACGACCTCAACGACGACTTCGCGGAGGAGACCGGGCTGGTGTGCGGCGGGCAGATGGAGGTCTTCATCGAGCCGATCGAAGCCTCACCCGCGGTCTACATTTTCGGCGCCGGGCACGTCGGCTACTACCTGGCCCGGATGGCCCACGACGCCGGGTTCAGCGTCCACGTGATCGACGATCGCGCGGCGTTCGCCAACACCGAGCGCTTCCCGTTCGCGGCGTCGGTGGTCGTGGACGACATTCCGCAGTGGCTGGCCACGGCGCAGTTGCCGGCGACGGCGTATGCCGTCATCGTCACGCGCGGGCACCGCAACGACCTCGACGCCCTGCGCGCCCTCGCGCCGCGCGAGTTGCGCTACATCGGCCTCATCGGCAGCCGCGCCAAGGTGGCGCGCCTCTACGAACAAGTCATGGCGGAAGGCGGCATCGACCCCGACCTCCTGGCCCGCATCCACGCGCCGATTGGACTCGACCTCGGCGCCGTCACGCCGCAGGAAATCGCCGTCAGCATCACGGCGGAGCTGATCGCCGTCAGGCGCGGCAAGGCGGAGACGCTCAAGGCCGCCTCGCTGCAATGGTTCCCCAACCTCAAGGCTCTTCGCTAA
- a CDS encoding PEGA domain-containing protein: MVTDVVDGDSLEAALREFGPAAIEDLLPRLRSIAEELDEAHAAGQIHGSLHPRNIFVAEERTQVTGLGDEPGAGVEEPAGPPYSAPEVASGGAPVAASDQFALAAITFEWMFGRRISGPARRPVEVRALPGVDRDAMSRAFTRALAPEAAARFASCTAFCQALAASVIPVLPLGGAAEDVDPVEPFVPDEPPVDVVMAPPAAVAVIDQDLSIDESRFAAIEPKLSPPVEPVRSWQPSSAYTPPKAVERFGGGWLIAALLVGMVVGFAAGYMARPRALQSGPIQTMLAPSRTESAVAPAPATSTPVAPAPVASASARSESGELRRDLAVAASGREGGPQAPSAVGRLLVHSTPSGASVDVDGVTKGVTPLALRDMELGSRTITVAERGYIAETRRVLLTRARPSRSLDVRLAAAAATGTMSVESRPSGAAVTINGKPSGKTPMTLDALAPGDYRVTLSLAGYQTFVTTVRVVAGERTRAAASLSVQE; this comes from the coding sequence TTGGTTACAGACGTAGTGGACGGCGACTCCCTCGAAGCGGCCTTGCGCGAATTCGGTCCCGCGGCGATTGAAGACCTGTTGCCGCGCCTCCGGTCGATCGCCGAAGAATTGGACGAGGCTCACGCCGCCGGTCAGATCCACGGCTCCCTTCATCCCCGAAATATATTCGTCGCCGAGGAGCGCACCCAGGTCACGGGTCTCGGCGACGAGCCCGGTGCCGGCGTCGAAGAACCCGCCGGCCCGCCCTATTCAGCACCGGAAGTGGCCAGCGGCGGCGCCCCGGTCGCGGCCTCCGATCAGTTCGCCCTGGCGGCCATCACGTTCGAGTGGATGTTCGGCCGCCGGATTTCAGGTCCCGCCAGGCGCCCGGTGGAAGTGCGCGCGCTGCCCGGCGTCGATCGCGACGCGATGTCCAGGGCCTTCACGCGCGCGCTCGCGCCTGAAGCGGCGGCTCGCTTTGCGTCGTGCACGGCCTTTTGCCAGGCCCTGGCCGCGTCGGTCATCCCGGTGCTGCCGCTTGGCGGCGCCGCGGAGGATGTCGATCCGGTGGAGCCGTTCGTGCCCGACGAGCCACCGGTGGATGTCGTGATGGCTCCGCCGGCCGCTGTCGCCGTCATCGATCAGGACTTATCGATCGACGAGTCGCGCTTTGCCGCGATCGAGCCGAAGCTGTCGCCGCCGGTCGAACCGGTGAGGTCGTGGCAGCCGAGTTCGGCCTACACGCCCCCGAAGGCGGTGGAGCGGTTCGGTGGCGGCTGGTTGATCGCGGCGTTGCTGGTGGGCATGGTCGTCGGTTTCGCCGCCGGCTACATGGCGCGGCCGCGAGCGCTGCAGTCAGGGCCTATCCAGACCATGCTCGCGCCGTCGCGCACCGAATCCGCAGTGGCGCCCGCACCAGCAACATCGACACCCGTGGCACCTGCGCCTGTGGCATCCGCCTCCGCTCGCTCAGAATCTGGCGAGCTACGGCGAGACCTCGCCGTAGCGGCCTCCGGCCGCGAAGGCGGGCCCCAGGCACCATCGGCCGTAGGCCGTTTGTTGGTTCATTCGACGCCGAGCGGCGCCAGCGTGGATGTGGATGGGGTGACGAAAGGCGTGACCCCGTTGGCCTTGCGCGATATGGAGTTGGGATCGCGTACGATCACGGTGGCTGAGCGCGGCTATATCGCGGAGACGCGGCGGGTGCTGCTGACCCGCGCCCGCCCGTCGCGGTCGCTCGACGTCCGGTTGGCGGCGGCGGCGGCCACCGGCACCATGAGTGTGGAGTCACGGCCGTCTGGGGCGGCCGTCACGATCAACGGGAAGCCGAGCGGCAAGACGCCGATGACTCTCGACGCCCTGGCGCCGGGTGACTATCGCGTCACCCTGTCCCTGGCGGGTTACCAGACTTTTGTGACCACGGTGCGCGTGGTTGCCGGCGAGCGCACGCGCGCGGCCGCATCGTTGAGCGTACAGGAGTAA
- a CDS encoding PBP1A family penicillin-binding protein: MTKRTKKSGWRLRLARLRWPAWLAPWRRQILMGLGVIALVALGSLTYLYVSYGRIIDARLHGERDRAVPRVFGRPLTLQTGQNINQLELVARLNDVGYAQRARVERPGEFAIDKNTVVLISRGGDQSSKPLVVTFPEPPVVKKKTAAPPPVAQRIAKLAVSGRSVERVTLDAPLLTGLMTGTREKRRRVALDAIPARMQEAVLAIEDRRFYYHPGVDPIRMVGALASNVFGNRGYLSGASTITQQLARNFFLTDEMAVEQQTRQRSLRRKILEQFMAMILETKATKDEILELYLNDVYLGHRGSFALHGVAEASKIFFSKDVRNLTLSEAALIAGVIQSPFYHSPFNNPDRARDRRNVVLRAMADGGYITADAAERATREPIAVVARAVDNEAPYFVDYLGSALDDLFPGATSKPGTLDIYTTLDLNLQRHAQEAVREGIAKVDAALARRKRGPRRVAQAALVAIDPRTGEILSFIGGRSYNQSQFNRAANARRQTGSTFKPFVYLAAFEKAADEGTGDITPATIVYDEPTTWRFDNQAWTPRNYDGEYDGGITLRRALAMSRNIATIKVAEQTGYDRVVALWRKTKIGEQDQVKPYPSVALGIVELTPLEMAEAYTVFPNHGTIKKLRSIIRVQSGEQSAGPKVEAGPNVARPAAAFLVTHMLRSVLNEGTGASARGMGFTLDAAGKSGTTNDLRDAWFVGFTPELLTVVWVGLDDNQPLGLSGSQAALPIWTSFMMKALAGHPNVGFEAPGGVSFVEVDRDTGKIATPACPRVTMEAFLSGTEPLAGCELHRFQ; the protein is encoded by the coding sequence TTGACGAAGCGAACGAAGAAATCCGGCTGGCGCCTGCGCCTGGCCCGGCTCCGCTGGCCCGCGTGGCTGGCGCCGTGGCGGCGCCAGATCCTCATGGGCCTCGGCGTGATCGCGCTGGTCGCACTCGGCTCGCTGACCTATCTCTACGTGTCGTACGGCCGGATCATCGACGCCCGCCTGCACGGCGAGCGCGACCGCGCCGTGCCGCGCGTGTTCGGCCGCCCGCTCACCCTGCAGACCGGCCAGAACATCAACCAGCTCGAGCTGGTGGCGCGCCTCAACGACGTCGGCTACGCGCAACGCGCCCGCGTCGAGCGCCCGGGCGAGTTCGCCATCGACAAGAACACGGTGGTGCTGATCTCGCGCGGCGGCGATCAATCGTCCAAGCCCCTGGTCGTGACCTTCCCCGAGCCGCCGGTCGTCAAGAAGAAGACCGCCGCCCCGCCGCCGGTGGCGCAGCGCATCGCGAAGCTCGCCGTCTCGGGCCGGTCCGTGGAGCGCGTCACGCTCGACGCGCCGCTGCTCACCGGCCTGATGACCGGCACCCGCGAGAAGCGCCGGCGGGTGGCGCTCGACGCCATTCCGGCGCGCATGCAGGAGGCCGTGCTGGCGATCGAGGACCGCCGCTTCTATTACCACCCGGGCGTCGACCCCATCCGCATGGTGGGCGCCCTGGCCAGCAACGTCTTCGGCAACCGCGGTTACCTCTCGGGCGCCAGCACCATCACCCAGCAACTGGCCCGCAATTTCTTCCTGACCGACGAGATGGCCGTCGAGCAGCAGACCCGCCAGCGCTCGCTGCGCCGCAAGATCCTCGAGCAGTTCATGGCCATGATCCTCGAGACCAAGGCCACCAAGGACGAGATCCTCGAGCTGTATCTCAACGACGTCTACCTCGGGCACCGCGGGTCGTTCGCGCTGCACGGCGTGGCCGAGGCGTCGAAAATCTTCTTCAGCAAGGACGTGCGCAACCTGACGCTGAGCGAAGCGGCGCTGATCGCCGGCGTCATCCAGTCGCCGTTCTATCACTCGCCGTTCAACAACCCCGACCGCGCGCGCGACCGCCGCAACGTGGTGCTGCGGGCCATGGCCGACGGCGGCTACATCACCGCTGATGCCGCCGAACGCGCGACCAGGGAACCGATCGCGGTGGTGGCCCGCGCCGTCGACAACGAGGCGCCGTACTTCGTCGACTACCTCGGCTCGGCGCTCGACGACCTGTTCCCCGGCGCCACCTCGAAGCCCGGCACGCTCGACATTTACACCACGCTGGATCTCAACCTGCAGCGTCACGCCCAGGAGGCGGTCCGCGAGGGCATTGCCAAGGTCGATGCCGCGCTGGCCCGCCGCAAGCGCGGCCCCCGGCGCGTGGCCCAGGCCGCGCTGGTCGCGATCGATCCGCGGACCGGCGAGATCCTGTCGTTCATCGGCGGCCGCTCTTACAACCAGTCGCAGTTCAACCGCGCCGCCAACGCGCGGCGGCAGACCGGCTCCACCTTCAAGCCGTTCGTCTACCTGGCGGCCTTCGAAAAGGCCGCCGACGAAGGCACCGGCGACATCACGCCCGCGACCATCGTCTACGACGAACCCACGACGTGGCGCTTCGACAACCAGGCGTGGACGCCGCGCAACTACGACGGCGAATACGACGGCGGCATCACGCTGCGGCGCGCGCTCGCCATGTCCAGGAACATCGCCACCATCAAGGTAGCCGAGCAGACCGGGTACGACAGGGTCGTCGCGTTGTGGCGCAAGACCAAGATCGGCGAACAGGACCAGGTGAAGCCGTATCCCTCCGTCGCGCTCGGCATTGTCGAACTGACGCCGCTCGAAATGGCCGAGGCCTACACGGTGTTCCCGAACCACGGCACCATCAAGAAGCTGCGGTCGATCATCCGCGTGCAAAGCGGCGAGCAGAGCGCCGGCCCCAAGGTCGAGGCCGGGCCGAACGTGGCGCGGCCGGCCGCGGCGTTCCTGGTGACCCACATGCTGCGCAGCGTGCTGAACGAGGGCACCGGCGCCAGCGCCCGCGGCATGGGCTTCACGCTCGACGCCGCCGGCAAGTCGGGCACCACCAACGACCTCCGCGACGCCTGGTTCGTCGGTTTCACCCCCGAATTGCTGACCGTGGTGTGGGTGGGCCTCGACGACAACCAGCCGCTCGGCTTGAGCGGGTCGCAGGCGGCGCTCCCGATCTGGACCTCGTTCATGATGAAGGCCCTCGCCGGCCACCCCAACGTCGGGTTCGAGGCGCCGGGCGGGGTGAGCTTCGTGGAAGTGGACCGCGACACCGGGAAGATTGCGACGCCGGCTTGCCCCCGCGTCACCATGGAAGCGTTCCTCTCGGGCACCGAGCCGCTGGCCGGCTGCGAGCTGCATCGATTCCAGTAA
- the bshC gene encoding bacillithiol biosynthesis cysteine-adding enzyme BshC: protein MAVPSDVSPVSASLAVDIRTFPWIRRLASDYAFAYANVAPFFAGDPATPAAWADTITRSQGLKRQPAEIARVIAAQQLLRGAPAESRASAARLADPATRVVITGQQAGVFGGPLFTLLKALTAMKLAAKVEREHKVPVVPVFWIDAEDHDWPEVSGCTVLDAELAPTTIRLADLAGAGHLPIAKLSLTADITTAIDELAAALPDSEFRAGIIDSLRTAYAPGLGMATAFGKWLEDVLGPHGLVVYDSADPAAKPLARDVFVTEVSQPGNTARLAARAGEALVAKGYHAQATLADGTVSVFHLNAERLAVRVDGNQAFIGEQAMSLPQLVDEAREHPEHFSPNVLLRPIVQDTVFPTICYVAGPNELAYLGQLQEVYAHFGVPMPLMYQRATATLADSATLRFLTRYELPLTALRAQDESALNHLLESQLPPTVEQSLTAVSAVIDERMAAVSAAVPQIDPTLEGAVKSTLGKLQHEVHALHNKVIQAAKRRDDTLRRQFQRAQALTFPQGHPQEREVGFVWFLNRYGPALVDRLIDELPLEMGHHWVLTI, encoded by the coding sequence GTGGCGGTGCCTTCCGACGTCTCGCCCGTCTCCGCCTCATTAGCGGTGGACATTCGCACATTTCCGTGGATTCGGCGGCTGGCGTCCGACTATGCGTTCGCGTACGCGAACGTGGCGCCGTTCTTCGCCGGCGATCCCGCTACGCCCGCTGCCTGGGCCGACACCATCACGCGTTCGCAGGGCCTCAAGCGCCAACCGGCCGAGATTGCCCGCGTCATCGCCGCGCAGCAGTTACTGCGCGGCGCGCCCGCGGAGTCCCGTGCGTCCGCGGCCAGGCTGGCCGACCCGGCCACCCGCGTCGTCATTACCGGCCAGCAGGCCGGCGTGTTCGGCGGCCCCCTGTTCACGCTGCTGAAGGCGCTGACCGCCATGAAGCTGGCGGCCAAGGTGGAACGCGAGCACAAGGTGCCGGTGGTGCCGGTGTTCTGGATCGACGCCGAGGATCACGACTGGCCTGAAGTGAGCGGGTGTACGGTGCTCGACGCCGAGCTGGCGCCGACGACCATCCGCCTCGCGGACCTGGCCGGCGCCGGCCACCTGCCCATCGCCAAGCTCTCCCTCACCGCCGACATCACGACCGCCATCGACGAACTCGCCGCCGCGCTCCCCGATTCGGAGTTCAGGGCCGGCATCATCGACTCGCTCCGCACGGCCTATGCGCCTGGCCTCGGCATGGCCACCGCCTTCGGGAAGTGGCTCGAAGACGTGCTCGGCCCGCACGGCCTGGTGGTTTACGACTCGGCCGATCCGGCCGCCAAGCCGCTGGCCCGCGACGTCTTCGTCACCGAGGTCAGCCAGCCCGGCAACACCGCTCGCCTCGCCGCCCGCGCCGGCGAGGCGCTGGTGGCCAAGGGCTACCACGCCCAGGCCACGCTGGCCGACGGCACGGTCTCGGTGTTCCACCTCAACGCCGAGCGGCTGGCGGTCCGGGTGGACGGCAACCAGGCGTTCATCGGCGAACAGGCGATGAGCCTGCCGCAACTGGTGGACGAGGCGCGGGAGCACCCCGAGCACTTCAGCCCCAACGTGTTGCTGCGGCCGATCGTGCAAGACACGGTGTTCCCGACGATTTGCTACGTGGCGGGACCGAACGAGCTGGCCTACCTCGGACAGCTCCAGGAGGTCTACGCGCACTTCGGCGTGCCGATGCCGCTGATGTACCAGCGCGCCACCGCCACGCTCGCGGATTCAGCGACACTGCGCTTCCTGACCAGGTACGAGCTGCCGCTCACGGCGCTGCGCGCCCAGGACGAATCGGCCCTCAACCACCTGCTCGAAAGCCAGCTGCCGCCGACGGTCGAGCAGTCGCTCACCGCGGTGTCGGCGGTCATCGACGAACGCATGGCCGCGGTGTCGGCCGCCGTCCCGCAAATCGATCCGACACTCGAGGGCGCGGTGAAGTCCACGCTCGGCAAGCTGCAGCACGAAGTGCACGCACTGCACAACAAGGTGATCCAGGCGGCCAAGCGGCGTGACGACACGCTGCGCCGCCAGTTCCAGCGCGCGCAGGCCCTCACCTTCCCCCAGGGCCACCCGCAGGAGCGTGAAGTCGGATTCGTGTGGTTCCTGAACCGCTACGGGCCCGCCCTGGTGGACCGGCTGATCGACGAGCTCCCGCTCGAGATGGGCCACCACTGGGTCCTGACGATTTGA